In the Gossypium raimondii isolate GPD5lz chromosome 9, ASM2569854v1, whole genome shotgun sequence genome, one interval contains:
- the LOC105797737 gene encoding late embryogenesis abundant protein At1g64065 encodes MEFILRIPQSQLTLFEFPLENSKSQHEERTVPFSFDNIAMAGQSYEQRKTGTESAAEASKELKRKKRMKLVVYAAAFAIFQTIVILVFSLTVMRIKNPKFRLTSVTVEDLTAAPTPVSFNMKLSAQVAVKNTNFGHFKFDNTTIWFDYGGVGVGEAIVARGRSKARSTKKMNVTVELNSNNIPNNSSLENDIKAGFVALTCHSKLSGKVQLMKLIKKKKSAEMSCAMLLNMETRVVQDINCQ; translated from the coding sequence atggaGTTCATATTACGAATCCCTCAATCTCAGCTAACTCTCTTTGAATTTCCATTGGAGAACTCCAAGAGTCAACACGAAGAAAGAACAGTACCCTTTTCCTTTGACAATATAGCAATGGCGGGGCAAAGTTACGAACAGCGAAAGACAGGAACGGAGTCAGCTGCAGAGGCATCCAAGGAGCTGAAGCGAAAGAAACGCATGAAATTGGTGGTATACGCAGCAGCTTTCGCCATTTTCCAGACTATTGTCATCTTGGTTTTTTCACTTACAGTGATGCGTATCAAGAACCCCAAGTTCAGGCTCACCTCTGTCACCGTCGAGGATCTCACGGCAGCCCCCACCCCTGTTTCCTTCAACATGAAACTCAGCGCCCAAGTTGCTGTCAAGAACACAAATTTCGGCCACTTCAAATTCGACAACACCACCATTTGGTTCGATTACGGGGGAGTTGGAGTTGGGGAAGCAATTGTTGCAAGAGGAAGAAGTAAGGCAAGATCCACAAAGAAGATGAATGTGACAGTGGAATTGAACTCAAACAATATACCCAATAATTCAAGCTTGGAAAATGATATTAAAGCAGGGTTTGTGGCACTGACATGCCATTCCAAATTGAGTGGGAAAGTGCAGTTGATGAAATTgatcaagaaaaagaaatctgCAGAAATGAGTTGCGCCATGCTACTCAACATGGAGACCAGAGTTGTCCAAGACATCAACTGCCAATGA
- the LOC105800138 gene encoding putative pentatricopeptide repeat-containing protein At3g49142: MRAVTPHCRHFSTAKQLKDFASSSSTPKPQPILNEDFCGKILDQYPDIRTLRKLHSKIFNDQHLRFNPSIAIKLMRGYAACGEPKVTRHIFDEITEKNIVFFNVMMRSYVNNRCYHDALLIFRELSTHGFSPDHYTYPCALKACSGSDNLRVGLQIHSSVVKVGLDLNLFIGNALVAMYSKCKCLVQARRAFNQMPIRDVVSWNSMVSGYAQNECFDKALDVCREMELLRIQPDAGTMSSLLPAVTNTSSDNILYVKEMFWKLAKKSVVSWNVMISVFVNNSLSSEAADLYSRMEAYGNEPDSFTIASMLPACGDLSAIFLGRRIHEYIDRKKLLPNLALENALIDMYAKCGCLKEAKAVFDQMNFRDIVSWTSMISAYGMSGQGYNAVALFSKMQNLGLTPDSIAFVSVLSACSHAGLLDQGWYFFNLMTDQHKIVPRVEHFSCMVDLLGRSGQVEEAYNFIRKMPIEPTERIWGTLLGACWMHSNMNIGLLAADHLFRLAPEPSGYYVLLSNIYAKAGRWEDVTTVRSIMKSKGIKKMAGASNTEINNQVYTFLAGDQSHPQSKDIYEKLDFLVGKMKEAGYVPETQSALHDVEEEDKEGHLAVHSEKLAIVFAILNTKSGTPIRITKNLRICRDCHIAAKLISQITEREIIVRDTYRFHHFQKGVCSCGDYW; this comes from the coding sequence ATGAGAGCCGTTACTCCTCATTGCCGCCATTTCTCAACTGCCAAGCAACTAAAAGACTTtgcttcatcatcatcaacccCGAAACCTCAACCTATTCTCAATGAAGATTTTTGCGGTAAAATATTGGACCAATACCCAGATATCAGAACGTTAAGAAAGCTCCATTCCAAGATATTCAATGACCAACATCTTCGCTTCAACCCATCTATAGCCATCAAATTAATGAGAGGTTATGCAGCTTGCGGGGAACCAAAAGTCACACGCCACATATTCGATGAAATTACTGAAAAGAACATCGTTTTCTTTAACGTCATGATGAGAAGCTATGTAAACAACCGTTGCTATCACGATGCTCTTCTTATATTCAGAGAATTATCTACTCATGGTTTCAGCCCTGATCACTATACTTACCCTTGTGCCTTAAAGGCATGTTCGGGTTCTGATAATTTGCGGGTCGGTTTGCAAATCCATAGTTCTGTGGTTAAAGTTGGTCTGGACTTGAATCTTTTTATAGGGAATGCGCTGGTTGCTATGTATTCGAAGTGTAAATGTTTGGTCCAAGCACGGCGAGCTTTCAATCAAATGCCTATCAgagatgttgtttcttggaattcAATGGTTTCTGGATACGCCCAAAATGAATGTTTTGATAAAGCATTGGATGTTTGTAGGGAAATGGAGTTATTGCGGATACAACCCGATGCTGGGACTATGTCCAGCCTATTACCAGCAGTGACCAACACTTCCTctgataatattttgtatgttaaAGAAATGTTTTGGAAGTTGGCTAAAAAAAGTGTGGTTTCTTGGAATGTGATGATTTCGGTTTTTGTGAACAATTCATTGTCAAGTGAAGCTGCCGATTTGTATTCACGTATGGAGGCATACGGGAACGAACCAGATTCTTTTACCATTGCTAGTATGCTTCCTGCTTGTGGTGATCTTTCGGCTATTTTTCTTGGAAGACGAATTCATGAATATATCGATAGGAAGAAACTCCTTCCAAATTTGGCACTGGAGAATGCATTGATTGACATGTATGCAAAGTGTGGATGCTTAAAAGAAGCAAAGGCAGTGTTTGATCAGATGAATTTTCGGGATATTGTGTCATGGACTTCTATGATCTCAGCTTATGGGATGAGTGGCCAAGGTTACAATGCTGTGGCCCTTTTCTCTAAAATGCAGAACTTGGGTCTGACTCCAGATTCTATTGCATTTGTCTCAGTTCTTTCGGCTTGTAGCCATGCGGGGTTACTGGACCAAGGGTGGTATTTCTTTAACTTGATGACGGACCAGCATAAGATTGTTCCGAGGGTAGAACATTTTTCTTGTATGGTAGACTTACTTGGACGTTCCGGGCAAGTAGAGGAAGCCTATAATTTCATCAGAAAGATGCCAATAGAACCTACTGAGAGGATATGGGGAACCTTGTTGGGTGCCTGTTGGATGCACTCTAACATGAATATTGGACTCCTTGCTGCTGATCATCTTTTTCGATTGGCACCCGAGCCATCTGGTTATTATGTCTTGTTATCGAACATATATGCGAAGGCTGGTAGATGGGAAGATGTTACAACTGTTAGATCAATCATGAAGAGCAAAGGGATCAAGAAAATGGCTGGTGCTAGCAATACTGAGATCAACAATCAGGTTTATACCTTTCTTGCTGGTGATCAGTCACATCCACAGTCAAAGGACATCTACGAAAAATTAGACTTTCTGGTGGGGAAGATGAAAGAGGCCGGTTATGTCCCGGAAACTCAGTCCGCACTTCATGATGTTGAGGAGGAAGATAAGGAAGGTCACCTGGCTGTTCACAGTGAGAAGTTGGCTATTGTGTTTGccattttaaatactaaatcgGGGACACCTATTCGAATCACCAAGAATCTCCGTATCTGCAGGGATTGCCATATTGCTGCTAAGCTCATTTCACAGATCACTGAACGTGAAATCATAGTCAGGGATACTTATAGGTTTCATCATTTCCAGAAAGGTGTTTGCTCATGTGGGGATTACTGGTga